cttcttcttctatttcttcatcatcatcatacataagaataataaaaataactttttgaagatAAAGTCGATCCTGGCTGCTAGCTGCTGCTTGCTTGCTTGCTTCTAGCTTATTAGTAGTTGTTCTATGTAGcagtatttaatttgatttgattctCTATGAGTGTACGTCTGTGCCTTGACTCTTGTATGTGCTTCTCTTCAACCAAGTGTGAATATGTCTTCTTTCATTCTGCATATCCTTAATGAAGAACAGGAATTTTGAGATGTGTAGTGTGGTCATTCTACTGGAGCGCATCTCACTCTTGGGTCAGTGAGGAAATTCATTACAATAATACAAATCCAGGGAAGGACAAAAGTCAAAAAGGATATCGACATATCCTGAATAGTGtatacaaagtttttatttatttgtggatAAAATACCGGTCAAGTTCCTTGTTAGTTCTATCCTTTCTACTTCCACTACGTGTGGAAAAGTTGTGTGTTGAGTTTTGTCCATCATCTCCAAGAGGATCCAAAGGGAATCATCTCCTTGGGTACCGAAGAGACGAATAAGATATTAGAATGCCGGTCAAGTTACACGAGAATAACAGAGACTCCCATCCCGGTTTCCTCTCTTCTTGGCTCTTTCCTTGTATGCAAAAGGATCCAGAGGAGAGGAGACTCAAGAGACGAAGTCGGCAAATTGATCGTGAATTAGAGTCAGATAAAAGGAGAATGCGGCGTCAAGTGAAGCTCTTGCTTCTAGGAGCGGGAGAGTCTGGAAAATCCACATTCCTTAAGCAAATGAAGATTATTCACGGTGTGACCTTCCGTCCTGATCAGCTCAATGATTTTCgaaaaatcattttccaaaatataattaaaggaaTGCGCGTGTTGGTTGATGCGAATCGTAAGCTACAAATTCCCCTCATGTTTCCAGAGAATGTTCTCTATGGACAACAACTTCTTCTCTTTGACTCAGTGAATCTTATTTCTACAAATGAGTCATTTAGAGACTTTAAAACCATGATAGAGTCCCTATGGAAAGATCCCGGGATACGTACAGCCTTTGAACGTCGTTCAGAATATCAGCTTACAGATTCGTTGcggtatttttatgaaaatttggaCCGTATTGCGGACATTGACTACGTTCCAACTCACCAAGATATTCTTTACTGTAGAAAAACCACTAAGGGCATCATTGAATTCCCGCTCACCATTTCCAATGTGCCTTTTCTTTTTGTGGATGTGGGTGGACAGAGAACTCAAAGGCAGAAATGGTTCCAATGCT
The sequence above is drawn from the Lepeophtheirus salmonis chromosome 5, UVic_Lsal_1.4, whole genome shotgun sequence genome and encodes:
- the cta gene encoding guanine nucleotide-binding protein subunit alpha-12 codes for the protein MPVKLHENNRDSHPGFLSSWLFPCMQKDPEERRLKRRSRQIDRELESDKRRMRRQVKLLLLGAGESGKSTFLKQMKIIHGVTFRPDQLNDFRKIIFQNIIKGMRVLVDANRKLQIPLMFPENVLYGQQLLLFDSVNLISTNESFRDFKTMIESLWKDPGIRTAFERRSEYQLTDSLRYFYENLDRIADIDYVPTHQDILYCRKTTKGIIEFPLTISNVPFLFVDVGGQRTQRQKWFQCFDSVTAILFIAASSEFDQVLSEDKRVNRLVESRNIFDTIINNRIFNHISFILFLNKMDLLIEKVVTKGLDISINFPEFMEDGGRIRKYVDSFGGDPNNIDDVKAFILYFFLSTQTLHSKALYHHFTTAVDTRNIQFVFTSVKETILRKNLDALMLQ